Proteins encoded within one genomic window of Candidatus Nezhaarchaeota archaeon:
- the thiI gene encoding tRNA 4-thiouridine(8) synthase ThiI → MSLVFDTVIVRYGAEIGVKSSRTRAVYDKLLIKSMKAKLKADGFSLERIERRFGRIYVRTTMPKEVALSLSKVFGVSSTSPAISCKASLDEMSNVALKLAEERGGYNVKFAIRCRRVGKHPFTSIDVSKYVGAKVLEAMKDRGWRVDLEQPDFTINIEIRDDEAFLYTDIIEGVGGLPQGSQGGLLCLMSSGIDSPVAAWLVMRRGCLVTLLHFNCQQFSGEKTVKKVVDLARVLASWSPAYEMKLIMVPFGDVLKEIVERCPRRLTCLLCKRMMLRIAVKIALSRGLMGIVTGDSIGEQASQTLSNMAVISEVVKSLPIYRPLLGFDKPETERIARRIGTYEISAKPDEGCKAAPPRPAISAKLEEVLEAEKTLDMNFLLENSMSGIVELKV, encoded by the coding sequence ATGAGCTTGGTGTTCGATACAGTGATAGTAAGGTATGGCGCAGAAATAGGAGTGAAGAGTTCTCGTACTCGAGCAGTGTACGACAAGCTTCTAATAAAGAGTATGAAGGCAAAGCTTAAGGCTGATGGATTTAGCTTAGAGAGGATTGAAAGGAGATTTGGTAGGATATACGTTAGGACTACAATGCCCAAAGAGGTAGCTCTCTCCCTTTCCAAGGTCTTTGGGGTATCTTCAACGTCTCCAGCTATATCTTGTAAGGCGAGCCTTGACGAAATGTCGAATGTAGCATTGAAATTAGCTGAGGAGAGAGGTGGTTATAACGTAAAATTTGCAATTAGGTGTAGGAGAGTTGGCAAGCACCCCTTTACGAGCATCGACGTCTCAAAGTACGTTGGAGCCAAGGTCCTGGAAGCTATGAAGGATAGAGGATGGCGAGTCGATCTCGAGCAACCTGACTTCACAATAAACATTGAGATAAGAGATGATGAGGCCTTCTTATATACTGACATCATAGAGGGGGTTGGAGGGTTACCACAAGGCTCTCAAGGAGGTCTATTATGCCTCATGAGTAGCGGTATCGATTCGCCTGTAGCAGCATGGCTGGTAATGAGAAGAGGTTGCCTCGTTACACTACTACACTTTAACTGTCAACAATTCTCAGGGGAGAAAACTGTAAAGAAGGTCGTTGACTTAGCTAGAGTACTTGCGAGCTGGTCACCAGCTTACGAGATGAAGTTGATAATGGTCCCCTTTGGCGATGTACTAAAAGAGATAGTTGAGAGGTGCCCTCGAAGACTTACGTGTCTCTTATGCAAGAGAATGATGCTTAGAATAGCAGTGAAGATAGCTTTAAGCAGAGGCCTCATGGGGATAGTGACCGGCGACTCCATAGGAGAGCAAGCAAGCCAAACGCTATCCAATATGGCTGTAATAAGTGAAGTTGTGAAAAGTCTCCCAATATATAGACCCCTACTAGGCTTCGACAAGCCTGAAACTGAAAGGATAGCGAGAAGAATAGGGACCTACGAGATCTCAGCGAAGCCGGATGAAGGGTGCAAGGCAGCTCCACCAAGACCGGCCATATCAGCCAAGCTGGAGGAAGTGCTCGAAGCTGAGAAGACGTTAGACATGAACTTCTTGCTTGAGAACTCTATGAGTGGGATCGTAGAGTTAAAAGTCTAA